A window of the Phaseolus vulgaris cultivar G19833 chromosome 5, P. vulgaris v2.0, whole genome shotgun sequence genome harbors these coding sequences:
- the LOC137834393 gene encoding uncharacterized protein — translation MIIYGGIDAIQCKMFMGTFTSTTLQWFSGLPDGHITSFDQFSELFTEQFSINQVKPPILYDLFNVRQREGESMKNYLNRSWALTVKLQNHDEVVMVNAFEQGIMIGPFSDLLIKNPAETFSEIRVVAHINAEEAVSTKHINLYSGQTKPKEGSRSRPLRVNETSAEKRTDSGARHTQLGEASPSLRPGRTWHFDSSSKYLTRNC, via the coding sequence ATGATTATTTATGGAGGAATAGATGCTATCCAGTGTAAGATGTTCATGGGTACATTCACAAGTACAACCCTGCAGTGGTTTAGTGGGCTTCCTGATGGCCACATCACCTCTTTCGACCAATTTTCCGAGCTGTTCACGGAACAATTCTCTATTAACCAGGTCAAACCTCCAATTTTATATGACCTCTTCAACGTGAGACAGAGGGAAGGGGAGTCTATGAAAAACTACTTAAATAGATCCTGGGCACTTACAGTGAAGCTCCAGAACCATGACGAGGTTGTGATGGTCAACGCCTTCGAACAAGGAATCATGATAGGACCATTTAGCGACTTATTGATCAAGAATCCGGCAGAGACATTCTCCGAAATACGGGTTGTCGCCCATATCAACGCGGAGGAGGCTGTATCCACGAAGCACATCAACTTGTATTCAGGGCAGACCAAGCCTAAGGAGGGTAGTCGATCCCGACCTCTGAGGGTCAACGAAACCTCAGCCGAGAAGAGAACAGACTCAGGCGCGCGCCATACCCAACTAGGAGAAGCGAGTCCAAGTCTAAGACCAGGGAGGACTTGGCATTTCGACTCAAGTTCCAAGTATCTTACAAGGAATTGCTGA